The proteins below come from a single Miscanthus floridulus cultivar M001 chromosome 1, ASM1932011v1, whole genome shotgun sequence genomic window:
- the LOC136545583 gene encoding uncharacterized protein has translation MAMGLPGLRCCRLPARGLLPPLGPALARRPLPRTSALRYSSLQAQAGDSVGEEVLRMFLEERQLHGGFVTKISDMVWRRNGANVDATEATTGQGSAVDVAQPEDVREDAVDEGMLRLAATRDWVSGDSSPPLSKRLSAKDRQNESDKRKELNLLKYEALKDELLLLTTGIGAACSLYCLLVFSLETAVSYAFGVGFSCLYLQLLYRHADNLSKEDIPEVFLRKKVKKIGITSEDLKNTIEKTLGGAGVGLSSPRLVIPAVIFGLSALSDHFQNSFFSFEVLPGMMGFLAYKAAALVQVYRDNEDLRLILPEEEDADSDST, from the exons atggccatggggcTCCCAGGCCTCCGCTGCTGCCGCCTCCCCGCTCGCGGGTTGCTCCCTCCACTCGGTCCCGCCCTCGCTCGCAGGCCCCTCCCGCGGACCTCGGCTCTCCGATACTCCTCCCTCCAAGCCCAAG CTGGGGACAGTGTTGGGGAGGAGGTCCTGCGCATGTTCCTTGAGGAGAGGCAGCTGCACGGCGGTTTCGTCACCAAGATCTCTGACATGGTCTGGAGGAGAAATGGTGCCAATGTTGATGCGACTGAGGCGACCACGGGCCAAGGGAGTGCTGTAGATGTTGCCCAGCCTGAAGAC GTGCGGGAAGATGCTGTGGACGAGGGAATGTTGAGATTAGCAGCAACCAGAGATTGGGTGTCCGGTGACAGCAGCCCTCCTTTGAGCAAGAGGCTGTCTGCTAAG GATAGGCAGAATGAGAGTGACAAAAGGAAGGAGCTGAATCTTTTGAAATATGAAGCA CTCAAGGATGAATTGCTGCTCTTGACCACAGGAATTGGAGCAGCATGTAGTTTATACTGTCTCCTGGTTTTCTCTCTCGAG ACTGCTGTCAGTTATGCTTTTGGGGTTGGTTTCAG TTGCTTGTATCTTCAACTTCTGTATCGACATGCCGATAACCTATCAAAGGAAGATATTCCAGAGGTTTTTCTTAGGAAGAAAGTGAAGAA AATTGGCATTACAAGTGAagatttgaagaatacaatagaGAAGACATTGGGTGGTGCAGGAGTAGGTCTTTCATCCCCAAGGCTTGTGATTCCTGCCGTGATTTTTGGATTGTCAGCTTTATCAGATCACTTCCAAAATAGCTTTTTCAGTTTTGAG GTTCTTCCAGGGATGATGGGTTTCCTTGCATACAAGGCTGCAGCTTTGGTCCAAGTGTACAGAGATAACGAGGACCTCCGCTTGATACTCCCTGAGGAAGAGGACGCTGACAGTGACAGCACTTGA